In Pirellulales bacterium, a single window of DNA contains:
- a CDS encoding sigma-54 dependent transcriptional regulator produces the protein MGVPQFVGEAAWTRLLRQKILQVAAFSSNVLITGPSGTGKELIARAIHEHSSRRTGPFIPVDCTSLAGELFASHLFGHVKGAFTGAEHPRLGCFRVADGGTILLDEIGELSPELQAKLLRTIQERVVVPLGSDQPFPIDVRIIAATNRNLLSEVQAGCFRLDLYYRLNVVSFETISLRERPEDIAVLATHFLNRLTIDHGFPKKQLSAAALVALQAYSWPGNVRELQNVLERAAIFAPRAEIGPEAIPNDISAAVEQSPVPVVHDEPPSAALPWPSLAEIQRQHIQTTLQRTFYNLSQAAKLLKIDRASLARKIKRFGVLAPQSRRGRPSQQRNTPPR, from the coding sequence ATGGGCGTGCCCCAATTTGTGGGCGAGGCGGCTTGGACCCGTTTACTGAGACAGAAAATCCTGCAAGTTGCAGCTTTCTCGTCGAACGTTTTGATAACCGGTCCAAGCGGAACAGGCAAAGAACTTATCGCGCGGGCCATTCACGAGCATAGCTCGCGCCGTACCGGTCCGTTCATTCCGGTCGATTGTACTTCGCTCGCGGGTGAATTATTTGCCAGCCATCTGTTTGGGCACGTAAAGGGGGCCTTTACAGGGGCCGAGCATCCGCGACTGGGCTGTTTCCGGGTCGCCGATGGCGGGACCATTCTGCTGGACGAAATCGGCGAGCTCAGTCCCGAATTGCAAGCAAAATTGCTGCGCACCATTCAGGAGCGCGTCGTCGTCCCCTTGGGAAGCGATCAGCCTTTTCCCATTGACGTGCGCATTATCGCCGCCACCAATCGCAACTTGCTGTCGGAAGTTCAGGCAGGGTGTTTCCGGCTCGATTTGTATTACCGCTTGAACGTGGTGTCGTTTGAAACCATCAGCTTGCGTGAGCGGCCGGAAGATATTGCCGTGTTGGCAACGCATTTTCTGAATCGCTTGACCATCGACCATGGTTTTCCAAAAAAACAGCTTTCTGCGGCGGCACTTGTGGCCTTGCAGGCATATTCTTGGCCGGGGAATGTCCGCGAATTGCAAAACGTGTTGGAACGGGCCGCGATATTTGCTCCTAGAGCGGAAATTGGTCCGGAGGCCATTCCAAACGACATTTCCGCCGCCGTGGAGCAATCGCCAGTCCCGGTAGTCCACGACGAGCCGCCGTCCGCAGCGCTGCCTTGGCCAAGCTTGGCCGAAATTCAGCGGCAGCACATTCAAACAACCCTGCAACGCACGTTCTACAATCTGAGTCAGGCTGCAAAACTTCTGAAGATCGACCGGGCCAGCCTGGCACGGAAAATCAAGCGGTTTGGCGTGCTTGCTCCCCAATCGCGCCGTGGCAGGCCTAGTCAGCAGCGCAACACTCCGCCCCGTTAA
- a CDS encoding bestrophin family ion channel produces MKWFNHFWQQALARRGSVLLHVTLHVIGFGAIAAAVCAASRFVEQQFNTYLGLDVAPYEIAGGLLGLLLVLRTNAGYDRWWEGRKLWGGIVNQSRNLVITALSYGPADPAWRQQFVRWASAFSAASRASLRGQRNDPQIAALVGPEAAAQIAAADHAPSFVALQLGAFLQDAAEKHGMDGFAFLQADRERALLIDHLGACERILKSPLPLVYSIEIRRFVMLFLVTLPFALLHKVADIWLIPIITMLVAYPLTALDQMGIELQNPFATDNLSHLPLDDITATIERNLAGILAVASQTTVT; encoded by the coding sequence ATGAAATGGTTTAATCATTTTTGGCAACAGGCGTTGGCCCGACGTGGGTCGGTCCTGCTGCATGTGACGCTGCACGTGATTGGGTTCGGCGCGATCGCCGCGGCGGTGTGTGCCGCTTCCCGATTTGTGGAACAACAGTTCAATACCTATTTGGGATTGGACGTTGCCCCGTATGAAATTGCCGGCGGCTTGCTGGGGCTATTGCTGGTGCTCCGCACGAACGCCGGATACGATCGCTGGTGGGAAGGCCGGAAACTGTGGGGCGGGATTGTCAATCAATCGCGAAATTTGGTGATTACGGCCCTGTCGTATGGTCCTGCCGACCCAGCGTGGCGGCAACAATTTGTGCGTTGGGCATCGGCCTTTTCTGCCGCGAGCCGAGCAAGCCTCCGTGGCCAGCGGAACGATCCGCAAATTGCGGCGCTGGTTGGACCTGAAGCGGCGGCTCAAATTGCGGCGGCCGACCACGCGCCAAGCTTTGTGGCCTTACAGCTGGGCGCGTTTTTGCAAGACGCCGCCGAGAAGCACGGCATGGACGGGTTTGCCTTTCTCCAGGCTGACCGAGAGCGAGCGCTCCTGATTGACCACCTGGGCGCCTGCGAGCGAATTTTGAAATCCCCTTTGCCGCTGGTTTACTCGATTGAAATTCGCCGCTTTGTGATGTTGTTTTTGGTGACGCTGCCGTTTGCGTTATTGCACAAGGTGGCGGACATTTGGCTGATTCCGATCATCACGATGCTGGTGGCATACCCTTTAACCGCTCTGGACCAAATGGGCATTGAATTGCAAAATCCGTTTGCCACGGACAATTTGAGCCACTTGCCGCTAGATGACATTACGGCGACGATCGAGCGGAACCTGGCAGGCATTTTGGCCGTGGCGTCGCAGACCACGGTGACAG
- a CDS encoding FtsW/RodA/SpoVE family cell cycle protein, producing MDGLLVVRRRVWPIAAVALVLLILGCATIARCEQINDGSNRLVRQQIVWSILGFGALILTSWIDYRRFARYIPIFYGATLIGLLAVYFFPPVNGAHRWIRVGGFGIQPSELAKVVFILSLAQWLMYYDAAAGFAGSVLWPLAMTGLPMLLILKEPDLGTALVFLPILFSVLFAAGARRRDLLRLAVAGLLLFPLLWSQMSHDQRSRVTALWEQNAPREQATADGFHLDQAKRMFALGGTWGSIFRSEADKQAVASSRLPEAQTDSVFCVVGERFGLIGIGLLLVLFGVLAAKCLSVASHTEESFGRLIAVGVAALFGAEVLINTGMMVGLLPITGLALPLISYGGSDLVAHMGALGLVMSVARHSAR from the coding sequence ATGGATGGCTTACTCGTTGTTCGTCGCCGGGTTTGGCCTATCGCAGCCGTAGCCCTGGTCCTGTTGATTTTGGGCTGCGCCACGATTGCGCGCTGCGAACAAATCAACGACGGTTCGAATCGACTGGTCCGGCAGCAAATCGTATGGTCAATTTTGGGATTTGGCGCGCTGATTTTGACGAGCTGGATTGATTACCGCCGATTTGCGCGCTACATCCCAATTTTTTACGGCGCAACTTTAATTGGTCTATTGGCCGTCTATTTCTTTCCGCCCGTCAACGGCGCCCACCGTTGGATTCGAGTGGGCGGATTTGGAATTCAACCTTCGGAATTGGCCAAAGTGGTGTTCATCCTTTCGCTGGCTCAGTGGTTGATGTATTACGATGCCGCGGCCGGATTCGCCGGCAGCGTTTTGTGGCCGCTGGCAATGACCGGGCTCCCGATGCTTTTGATTTTGAAAGAACCTGATCTGGGCACGGCGTTGGTCTTCCTCCCCATTTTATTTTCCGTTCTGTTTGCCGCCGGGGCTCGGCGGCGCGATTTATTGCGACTGGCCGTGGCCGGCCTGCTGTTGTTTCCGTTGCTGTGGAGCCAGATGAGCCACGATCAGCGATCTCGCGTCACAGCCCTGTGGGAACAAAACGCTCCGCGAGAACAGGCCACTGCCGATGGCTTTCATCTCGATCAAGCCAAGCGAATGTTTGCACTGGGCGGAACTTGGGGAAGCATTTTCCGGTCAGAAGCGGATAAACAGGCTGTGGCCTCCTCGCGATTGCCGGAAGCCCAAACCGATTCTGTGTTCTGTGTAGTCGGGGAGCGTTTTGGGCTAATCGGGATTGGATTATTGCTCGTGTTATTCGGCGTGTTGGCGGCCAAGTGTTTGAGCGTCGCCAGCCACACGGAAGAGTCGTTCGGACGGCTCATCGCCGTGGGAGTCGCCGCGTTATTTGGCGCCGAAGTTCTGATCAACACGGGCATGATGGTGGGTTTGCTTCCGATCACGGGGCTGGCGCTGCCATTGATCAGTTACGGTGGGTCAGATTTAGTGGCGCATATGGGAGCGCTGGGATTGGTGATGAGCGTGGCGCGGCATTCAGCGCGCTGA
- a CDS encoding response regulator — MTLSLRLQSQIIVADARPHDYQELSLLAVQHGWQVHLLTSARAVLRLTHFMPADLYLVNALLPDMSGFDLFEMLRDRIPTARVFIVSDSYNDEDERLACRCGADLYVCKGSNHSVDFSALLDFVSGQQGSRQVAGPVTAPLANVDSLQSSRVRSTSDVPLGGSTH, encoded by the coding sequence GTGACTTTGTCTTTACGCCTTCAATCGCAGATCATCGTCGCCGATGCCCGGCCTCACGATTACCAAGAGCTCTCGCTGCTGGCGGTCCAGCACGGCTGGCAGGTGCATTTGCTCACCAGCGCCAGGGCCGTGTTGCGGTTAACCCATTTCATGCCGGCAGACCTTTACTTGGTAAACGCGCTGCTGCCGGACATGTCGGGCTTTGATTTATTCGAAATGCTGCGTGACCGAATTCCCACGGCCAGGGTGTTCATTGTCTCCGATTCGTACAACGACGAAGACGAGCGCTTGGCCTGTCGTTGCGGCGCAGATTTGTATGTGTGCAAGGGTTCAAACCATTCGGTTGATTTTTCAGCCTTGCTGGATTTTGTCAGCGGTCAGCAAGGTTCGCGCCAAGTCGCCGGGCCGGTGACGGCTCCCTTGGCAAATGTCGATTCTCTTCAGTCTTCTCGCGTTCGCTCCACTTCGGATGTTCCATTAGGCGGATCAACGCACTAG
- a CDS encoding PEP-CTERM sorting domain-containing protein, protein MKIYNPLILGVLVGACTLGLVNSSMATQNFNVIATADNQYELYVGTPTSATTDVGGAFNTTAGQIFVPETYSLSAPDSSYIYVAAWSDIFDKQGFLASFQNLTLGGFVRSGDPQWQVTATGVSLANGAAAPTLADLTTQIQLANASTNTSNGWVAPAVYSIDNGGGGPYGVTVGSGMGNASQWMWWNGPTPYTNPDNAFTDGQDHGEYLIFRLPVTAVPEPSTIVLLGLGTIGIGAKLWRRRRINRTGGLGQSTDTGLATAYIRLPTLQS, encoded by the coding sequence ATGAAGATCTACAATCCATTGATCCTCGGGGTCCTTGTGGGGGCCTGCACTCTCGGTTTAGTAAACTCCTCGATGGCGACTCAGAATTTTAATGTCATTGCCACAGCCGACAATCAATATGAGTTGTATGTGGGCACACCGACGTCGGCCACCACCGATGTCGGCGGAGCATTCAATACCACAGCCGGTCAAATCTTTGTTCCCGAGACATACTCGCTTTCGGCGCCCGACAGCTCTTATATTTACGTCGCCGCTTGGAGCGATATTTTTGATAAACAGGGGTTCTTGGCCAGCTTTCAGAACCTCACACTCGGTGGATTTGTGCGCAGCGGTGACCCACAATGGCAAGTCACGGCCACCGGAGTTTCCCTCGCCAATGGAGCGGCAGCGCCCACTTTGGCCGATCTTACGACCCAGATCCAATTAGCTAACGCCAGCACGAACACCTCCAACGGCTGGGTCGCTCCGGCGGTGTACTCGATCGATAACGGTGGGGGCGGACCCTACGGCGTTACTGTGGGCAGCGGAATGGGAAACGCTTCTCAATGGATGTGGTGGAATGGTCCGACTCCTTACACCAATCCTGACAACGCGTTCACCGACGGCCAGGATCATGGCGAATACCTGATCTTCCGACTGCCCGTCACCGCAGTGCCGGAGCCCAGCACGATCGTATTGCTCGGATTGGGAACCATCGGAATTGGCGCCAAGCTCTGGCGACGCCGCCGGATTAACCGCACGGGTGGACTTGGCCAGTCAACCGATACCGGTCTAGCGACGGCGTATATTCGCTTGCCGACGCTGCAAAGTTAA
- a CDS encoding TIGR03000 domain-containing protein yields MIRRNLSKWMFAAAIAVAGLVVDARSSLAHFHGGWGSSSSSSSGCWGCSSCSSSGCWGCSSSSSSSGGWGWHHAYYSSWGCSSCSSSGCWGGYYWGCSSSSSSDSWGCSSSSSSSSGTVIYDNSQPAPDMQSKPAAPAGGAPTQAPGSTAPAAPTSMNSDMYRSLDGSQTALLSVSVPAEAKIFVNGAETTSTGNERQFVSRGLTAGNRYEYEVRAEMLRDGNTVTETKTVTLGPGQQVNLTFNFEDNKEAPVAAGSKAKTKLTLHVPADAKVFLAGHETSATGEVREFTTSKLDSGAEWKSYTVRVVSNINGRDVSKDETITLTGGEDRDLTFDFNSNSVATTAAVTR; encoded by the coding sequence ATGATTCGCAGGAATTTATCCAAGTGGATGTTTGCCGCGGCCATCGCCGTCGCCGGTTTGGTCGTCGATGCGCGCAGTTCACTGGCGCATTTTCACGGTGGCTGGGGTTCAAGTTCATCTTCCTCCAGCGGCTGTTGGGGATGCAGCAGCTGTTCTTCCAGCGGTTGCTGGGGATGCAGTAGCTCCTCGTCTTCGTCCGGCGGCTGGGGTTGGCACCATGCCTACTATTCCAGCTGGGGATGCAGCTCGTGCAGTTCCAGCGGTTGCTGGGGCGGTTACTATTGGGGATGCAGCAGCTCTTCTTCCAGCGATAGCTGGGGATGCAGCAGTTCTTCCTCTTCCAGCAGCGGCACCGTGATTTACGACAATTCGCAGCCCGCACCCGATATGCAATCCAAGCCAGCGGCTCCGGCCGGCGGAGCGCCCACGCAAGCTCCCGGCAGCACCGCTCCGGCAGCACCGACTTCGATGAACAGCGACATGTATCGCTCCTTGGACGGCAGTCAAACCGCGCTGCTCAGCGTGAGCGTGCCTGCGGAAGCCAAGATTTTTGTCAACGGTGCGGAAACAACCAGCACCGGCAACGAACGGCAATTCGTTAGCCGTGGCTTGACCGCCGGCAACCGTTACGAATACGAAGTCCGTGCGGAAATGCTCCGCGATGGAAACACCGTGACCGAAACCAAGACGGTTACTTTGGGTCCCGGCCAGCAAGTCAACCTGACGTTCAATTTTGAAGACAATAAGGAAGCCCCGGTCGCCGCTGGCAGCAAAGCCAAAACCAAGCTGACCCTCCATGTGCCTGCCGATGCCAAGGTGTTTTTGGCCGGCCATGAAACCAGTGCGACGGGCGAAGTGCGTGAATTTACCACGTCGAAATTGGATTCCGGCGCCGAGTGGAAAAGCTACACCGTGCGCGTGGTGTCCAACATAAACGGCCGTGATGTTAGCAAGGATGAAACGATCACGCTCACCGGCGGGGAAGACCGCGATTTGACGTTCGATTTCAATTCGAACTCGGTCGCCACCACCGCCGCGGTCACTCGCTAA
- a CDS encoding HTTM domain-containing protein, whose protein sequence is MKLVAHYFRDLFRGTVAGWNRFWFTPTDPATLGIVRMLTGAMLFYTHLIWSFDLAGFFGRDGWITPEAMNKLPWHSPLEWSWFYWIDSPILLWCVHIACLCVFALLTIGLFSRTMSVLAFIATVSYINRVSLAQFGLDDTNAMLALYLMVGPCGAAYSVDAWRKRRRLNGQLSGAVGEGSVANAARSAQRFIEPSIAANIAIRLLQFNLCVEYFFAGIGKAQGEQWWNGNAVLMAVGNLEYQSYDLTGLIHYRWLASLLAHGTIFLEMSYCVLVWPRLTRPLVIAGAVAMHLGIGAFLGMWTFGLAMIIANVAFVSPWVVRRVLDRQPSRGGPNQGNVEQQSGGKQSRGTVRSPNGAQPSSLTSARK, encoded by the coding sequence GTGAAACTAGTCGCCCATTATTTTCGTGATTTGTTTCGGGGCACCGTGGCGGGCTGGAACCGCTTTTGGTTTACACCCACCGATCCGGCCACGCTGGGAATCGTTCGCATGCTGACCGGGGCCATGCTGTTCTACACGCATTTGATTTGGTCGTTCGATCTGGCGGGGTTTTTCGGCCGTGACGGTTGGATTACACCCGAGGCCATGAACAAGTTGCCTTGGCATTCACCGTTGGAATGGAGTTGGTTTTATTGGATCGATTCGCCGATTCTGCTGTGGTGTGTTCACATTGCCTGTCTGTGCGTGTTCGCCTTGCTCACCATCGGCTTGTTCAGCCGGACGATGTCGGTTCTCGCGTTCATTGCCACCGTCTCCTACATCAACCGTGTTTCTTTGGCGCAGTTCGGCTTGGACGACACGAATGCCATGCTCGCCTTGTATTTGATGGTGGGGCCGTGCGGGGCCGCGTATTCGGTCGATGCCTGGCGGAAACGTCGTCGCCTCAACGGCCAACTTAGCGGCGCAGTAGGGGAGGGGAGCGTTGCAAATGCTGCAAGATCGGCTCAGCGATTCATCGAGCCCAGCATTGCCGCCAACATTGCCATCCGCTTGTTGCAATTCAATTTGTGCGTGGAATATTTTTTCGCCGGAATTGGCAAAGCCCAGGGCGAGCAATGGTGGAACGGAAACGCCGTGCTGATGGCGGTCGGCAACTTGGAGTATCAATCGTATGACTTGACGGGGCTCATTCATTACCGCTGGCTGGCATCACTCTTGGCCCACGGCACGATTTTTTTGGAAATGTCCTATTGCGTTCTGGTATGGCCCCGGCTTACTCGACCACTCGTTATCGCCGGCGCTGTGGCCATGCACTTGGGCATTGGCGCATTTTTGGGCATGTGGACCTTCGGGCTGGCGATGATAATTGCCAATGTAGCGTTTGTTTCACCGTGGGTGGTGCGGCGAGTGCTGGATCGGCAGCCATCCAGGGGCGGGCCGAATCAGGGAAACGTGGAGCAGCAATCTGGCGGCAAGCAGAGCAGGGGAACTGTGCGATCGCCTAACGGCGCGCAGCCAAGCTCGTTGACCTCGGCCCGGAAATAG
- a CDS encoding PEP-CTERM sorting domain-containing protein: MKTLLSQSSLSVVVLFSVICGRVFADPLQGEVLKFEQLPLNNGLARKRIRQILARVWGIVGIMVVFASCFAVGRAQAETLYATANGGYSEIDQVDTVTNSVTTYLNTPAPPDSVMFDSSGDVIYSTVTVGNGQVVKYDPITMASTTLASGLTNAADMVLEPGGNSMLISDYGSGTIERINNLTFPVVTPLASGLGNPEGLAYVGNKLFANIGYRYGGATGKEVAQIDPVTGAILATSPGLNSLDGLTYDSYSGLLYASSLFGNLVYSIDPNNLNNVQIATGTGIVPGPDGITSDGLGNIFIASSDSVGDSHIYQLDLINNTLTQDTLVNGLDDLAPASGGGSVPEPSGFVLLGLGVFAFRVRLRKFLKGCFKTEVSTRQEPRRPRI, encoded by the coding sequence ATGAAAACGCTTCTATCTCAATCCTCTCTGTCGGTCGTGGTTTTGTTTTCCGTCATCTGCGGCCGGGTGTTTGCCGATCCGTTGCAGGGAGAAGTTCTGAAATTTGAGCAATTACCGCTTAACAATGGGTTGGCGAGGAAGCGAATCCGCCAAATATTGGCCCGCGTCTGGGGAATTGTCGGAATTATGGTTGTGTTTGCATCTTGTTTTGCCGTTGGCCGTGCTCAAGCGGAAACGCTTTATGCCACTGCAAATGGCGGGTATAGCGAAATCGACCAAGTCGATACGGTTACCAACAGCGTAACGACCTACCTCAATACGCCTGCTCCTCCGGATAGCGTCATGTTCGATTCCAGCGGGGACGTCATATACTCGACTGTTACTGTCGGCAACGGGCAAGTCGTGAAGTACGACCCGATCACCATGGCCAGCACGACATTGGCCAGCGGCTTAACCAATGCCGCGGATATGGTGCTTGAGCCAGGCGGAAATTCGATGCTCATCAGCGATTATGGCAGCGGGACCATCGAGCGCATTAATAATCTTACTTTCCCTGTGGTGACGCCATTGGCCTCCGGTCTGGGTAATCCGGAGGGGCTGGCCTATGTTGGCAATAAACTGTTCGCCAATATTGGTTACCGTTACGGCGGCGCCACCGGCAAAGAAGTGGCCCAAATCGACCCGGTTACAGGTGCTATTCTGGCCACAAGCCCCGGCCTTAACAGCCTAGATGGGCTGACCTACGACTCGTATTCTGGCTTGCTCTATGCCTCGTCGTTGTTCGGGAACTTGGTGTATTCGATCGATCCGAATAACTTGAACAATGTTCAGATTGCAACGGGCACAGGAATTGTTCCAGGGCCGGACGGGATCACCTCGGACGGGCTGGGAAATATTTTTATCGCATCGAGCGACTCGGTTGGCGATTCCCACATCTATCAGCTTGACTTGATTAACAATACTCTGACACAGGACACTTTAGTAAATGGGTTGGACGATCTAGCGCCGGCTTCTGGCGGTGGGTCAGTCCCCGAGCCTTCGGGCTTTGTGCTTTTGGGTCTCGGAGTATTTGCATTCAGGGTAAGACTAAGAAAATTCCTAAAAGGCTGTTTCAAAACTGAGGTTTCGACTCGGCAGGAGCCTCGCCGTCCCAGGATTTGA
- a CDS encoding PEP-CTERM sorting domain-containing protein has protein sequence MKFLRACLVLTTLALIAAIATRAFADPLPGEVLKFQQLPLNNGLGVTVGGVTYGAGGAPYPGHDELSTAYPNTSLSDFNGTFAADDFSDNYSSPVVHLTWWGSYLNNSNAAPNGGVKQFLISFESDLPAAQNAAGYSEPNQPILTQVVTPGAISAGSGTFTETLINNNNGTSEPLYQYNAELAMPFQEQAGTVYWLKIVALAGLNQQSLQWGWHNRDWGIQDTLASAVPTPGEHVEGTVTTAMIPVWHFQDDAVTGNIDYGVNSAGTFAINSETQMLPMNYQRTPSGSVPIDGQPGIETLSEDLAFQLYTVPEPSTIVLLGLGTLGIGAKLWRRRRVCNA, from the coding sequence ATGAAATTCCTCCGTGCTTGTCTCGTGTTGACCACGCTCGCATTGATTGCCGCAATCGCAACGCGGGCCTTTGCCGACCCGCTGCCGGGTGAAGTCCTCAAATTCCAGCAATTGCCGCTCAATAATGGACTAGGCGTCACGGTCGGCGGTGTCACTTACGGCGCGGGAGGCGCACCCTATCCCGGCCACGATGAGTTAAGCACTGCCTATCCTAATACCAGTCTCTCTGATTTTAATGGCACTTTTGCGGCCGACGATTTTTCCGACAATTACAGCTCGCCGGTCGTGCATCTTACCTGGTGGGGTTCCTATTTGAACAATTCCAATGCTGCGCCTAACGGTGGTGTTAAGCAGTTCTTAATTTCGTTCGAAAGCGATCTGCCGGCAGCGCAAAATGCCGCTGGGTATAGCGAACCCAATCAGCCAATCCTCACGCAGGTGGTCACCCCCGGCGCGATCTCGGCCGGTTCCGGCACCTTCACCGAAACACTCATCAATAATAACAACGGCACCTCCGAGCCGCTGTATCAGTACAACGCCGAACTTGCGATGCCATTTCAAGAACAGGCAGGCACGGTGTACTGGTTGAAGATCGTGGCCCTGGCAGGTCTGAACCAGCAGTCACTCCAGTGGGGATGGCACAACCGCGATTGGGGAATTCAGGACACGCTTGCGTCAGCGGTGCCCACGCCCGGCGAGCATGTCGAAGGAACGGTGACAACCGCCATGATTCCTGTCTGGCACTTCCAAGACGATGCCGTCACCGGCAATATCGATTACGGCGTGAATTCCGCTGGTACGTTCGCCATCAATTCAGAAACCCAAATGCTACCGATGAATTACCAGCGGACCCCCAGCGGCAGTGTACCCATTGACGGGCAGCCAGGCATCGAAACCTTATCCGAGGATTTAGCGTTTCAACTATACACTGTGCCGGAACCCAGCACCATTGTTCTGCTTGGGCTGGGAACGCTTGGAATCGGCGCCAAGCTCTGGCGACGCCGCCGGGTTTGCAACGCCTGA